The following proteins are encoded in a genomic region of Pseudomonas saponiphila:
- the glcE gene encoding glycolate oxidase subunit GlcE, which yields MSTDSDFDAVEALLEQVRDALQNNTPLRIQGANSKAFLGRECAGEILDTRSHRGIVSYDPTELVISVRAGTPLSELHATLEAAGQMLPCEPPSFGAGATVGGMLASGLSGPRRPWAGAVRDFVLGTRIISGSGQHLRFGGEVMKNVAGYDLSRLMAGSYGCLGLITEVSLKVLPKPRQCLSLSLEMDRQRALAQLAEWGQQPLPISAACHDDERLHLRLEGGEGSVAAAHERLGGEPLEAGYWSLLNEQQLAFFDPGPPLWRLSLPHNTPLLALPGEQLLDWGGAQRWLKTDATAAEIRAAVSAVGGHASCYSHGLQDSPFQPLAPTLLHYHQRLKAQLDPQGIFNPGRLYAEL from the coding sequence ATGAGCACGGACAGCGACTTCGATGCCGTAGAGGCGTTGCTGGAGCAGGTGCGCGACGCCCTGCAGAACAACACCCCGCTGCGTATCCAGGGCGCCAACAGCAAGGCCTTTCTCGGCCGTGAATGCGCCGGGGAAATCCTCGACACCCGCAGCCATCGCGGCATCGTCAGCTACGACCCCACCGAGCTGGTGATCAGCGTCCGAGCCGGCACCCCGCTCAGCGAGTTGCACGCCACCCTGGAGGCCGCCGGGCAGATGCTGCCTTGCGAGCCGCCATCCTTCGGCGCCGGCGCCACCGTCGGCGGCATGCTCGCCAGCGGCCTGTCCGGGCCGCGTCGGCCCTGGGCCGGCGCGGTGCGGGATTTCGTTCTCGGCACCCGGATCATCAGCGGCAGCGGCCAGCACCTGCGCTTTGGCGGCGAGGTGATGAAGAACGTCGCCGGTTATGACCTGTCGCGGCTGATGGCCGGCAGCTACGGCTGCCTGGGGCTGATCACCGAAGTCTCGCTGAAAGTCCTGCCCAAGCCCCGGCAATGCCTGAGCCTGAGCCTGGAAATGGACCGCCAGCGCGCCCTCGCGCAACTGGCCGAATGGGGCCAGCAGCCCCTGCCGATCAGCGCCGCCTGCCATGACGACGAGCGCCTGCACCTGCGCCTGGAGGGCGGCGAAGGCTCGGTGGCGGCGGCCCATGAGCGCCTGGGCGGCGAGCCCCTGGAGGCGGGCTACTGGAGCCTGCTCAATGAACAGCAACTGGCGTTCTTCGACCCTGGCCCGCCGCTGTGGCGCCTGTCGCTGCCGCACAACACGCCGCTGCTGGCCCTGCCCGGCGAACAACTGCTGGACTGGGGCGGCGCCCAGCGCTGGCTGAAGACCGATGCCACGGCCGCCGAGATCCGCGCCGCGGTCAGCGCCGTCGGCGGCCACGCCAGCTGCTACAGCCACGGCCTGCAGGACAGCCCGTTCCAGCCCCTGGCGCCGACCCTGCTGCACTACCACCAACGGCTCAAGGCGCAGCTGGACCCGCAAGGGATCTTCAACCCCGGCCGACTCTACGCGGAGCTCTAG
- the glcD gene encoding glycolate oxidase subunit GlcD, with protein MTMLYDERLDGALPEVDRQALIQALRQELPELELLDQPTQLKPYECDGLSAYRSTPMLVALPRHLDQVQRILQICHAQRVPVVARGAGTGLSGGALPLENGLLLVMTRFKDILQIDPAARCARLQPGVRNLAISQAAAPFGLYYAPDPSSQIACSIGGNVAENAGGVHCLKYGLTVHNLLKVEMLSIDGQPLTLGSEALDSPGFDLLALFTGSEGLLGVITEVTVKLLPKPQIAKVLLAAFDSVEAAGRAVAEIIAAGIIPGGLEMMDNLALRAAEDFIHAGYPVDAEAILLCELDGVEADVHDDCQRVRQVLQRAGASEVRQARDEAERVRFWAGRKNAFPAVGRLAPDYYCMDGSIPRRQLPEVLRGIARLADEHQLRVANVFHAGDGNMHPLILFDANQPGELQRAEALGGKILELCVAVGGSITGEHGVGREKINQMCAQFNHHELNLFHAIKAAFDPHGLLNPGKNIPTLQRCAEFGAMHIHHGQLPFPELERF; from the coding sequence ATGACCATGCTCTACGACGAACGCCTCGACGGCGCCCTGCCCGAAGTCGACCGCCAGGCCCTGATCCAGGCTCTACGCCAAGAACTTCCGGAACTGGAACTGCTGGACCAGCCAACCCAGCTCAAGCCCTACGAGTGCGACGGCCTCAGCGCCTACCGCAGCACGCCGATGCTGGTGGCCCTGCCCCGGCACCTGGATCAGGTGCAACGCATCCTGCAGATCTGCCATGCGCAACGGGTGCCGGTAGTGGCCCGGGGCGCCGGCACCGGCCTGTCCGGCGGCGCCCTGCCCCTGGAGAATGGCCTGCTGCTGGTGATGACGCGCTTCAAGGACATCCTGCAGATCGACCCCGCCGCGCGTTGTGCCAGGCTCCAGCCCGGGGTGCGCAACCTGGCGATATCCCAGGCCGCCGCGCCCTTTGGCCTGTACTACGCCCCCGACCCGTCTTCGCAGATCGCCTGCTCGATTGGCGGCAACGTCGCGGAAAACGCCGGCGGCGTGCACTGCCTGAAATACGGTCTGACCGTGCACAACCTGCTCAAGGTCGAGATGCTCAGCATCGACGGCCAGCCCCTGACCCTGGGCAGCGAGGCCCTGGATTCGCCGGGCTTCGACCTGCTGGCGCTGTTCACCGGCTCCGAGGGCCTGCTGGGGGTGATCACTGAGGTCACGGTCAAGCTGCTGCCCAAGCCGCAGATCGCCAAGGTGCTGCTGGCGGCCTTCGACTCGGTGGAAGCCGCCGGCCGCGCGGTGGCCGAGATCATTGCCGCGGGGATCATCCCCGGCGGCCTGGAGATGATGGACAACCTGGCGCTGCGCGCCGCCGAAGACTTCATCCACGCCGGTTACCCGGTGGACGCCGAAGCCATCCTGCTGTGCGAACTGGACGGCGTGGAAGCCGATGTCCACGACGACTGCCAGCGGGTGCGCCAGGTACTGCAACGAGCCGGCGCCAGCGAGGTGCGCCAGGCCCGCGACGAAGCCGAGCGCGTGCGCTTCTGGGCCGGGCGCAAGAATGCCTTCCCGGCGGTGGGGCGCCTGGCGCCGGACTACTACTGCATGGACGGCAGCATTCCCCGGCGCCAGCTACCAGAAGTGCTGCGGGGCATCGCCCGCCTGGCCGACGAGCACCAGTTGCGGGTGGCCAACGTGTTCCATGCCGGCGACGGCAACATGCACCCGCTGATCCTGTTCGACGCCAACCAGCCCGGCGAGCTGCAACGGGCCGAGGCCCTGGGCGGCAAGATCCTCGAACTGTGCGTGGCGGTGGGCGGCAGCATCACCGGCGAACACGGTGTGGGCCGGGAGAAAATCAACCAGATGTGCGCCCAGTTCAACCACCACGAACTGAACCTGTTCCACGCCATCAAGGCAGCCTTCGATCCCCACGGCCTGCTCAACCCCGGAAAGAACATCCCGACCCTGCAGCGTTGCGCGGAGTTCGGCGCCATGCACATCCACCACGGGCAACTGCCCTTCCCCGAACTGGAGCGCTTCTGA
- a CDS encoding DMT family transporter — protein MLLPLVILAGMGLSVEAGLLGPLGAQVGHLWATLSIFGVGAALLSLLLLFSGPQPGPALSQLLRWQLLGGVLGPIYVVVLTLATPHIGIAMTMIAILSGQVGKSVLIDHYGWFGSARKPLDAERGLALALIVVALILMARG, from the coding sequence ATGCTCTTGCCGCTGGTGATCCTGGCCGGCATGGGCCTGTCGGTGGAGGCCGGTCTGCTCGGTCCGCTGGGCGCTCAGGTCGGGCATCTGTGGGCCACCCTGAGCATCTTCGGCGTGGGTGCAGCGCTGTTGTCTCTGCTGCTGTTGTTCAGCGGTCCACAGCCGGGGCCGGCCCTGAGCCAGTTGCTGCGCTGGCAGTTGCTCGGCGGGGTGCTGGGGCCGATCTACGTGGTGGTGCTGACCCTGGCCACGCCCCATATCGGCATTGCCATGACCATGATCGCGATCCTCTCCGGGCAGGTCGGCAAAAGCGTGCTGATCGACCATTACGGCTGGTTCGGCAGTGCCCGCAAACCGCTCGATGCCGAGCGCGGGCTGGCCCTGGCGCTGATTGTCGTCGCACTGATCCTGATGGCCCGAGGTTGA
- a CDS encoding LysR family transcriptional regulator, which translates to MQGFNDLGFKALRLFIAVLDQGSFSAVARREGLAPSSISRQIQLMEQALGQQLLYRHTRAVSPTEAGRLLGHHARRVLAQWEEAEQALQEQQDEPAGLVRINAPVVFGQRHLSPWLGELLGRYPKLQLDIQQTDNYIDPLQDGTDLLFRIGTLEDSSMQARLLAPQRYRVAASPAYLARHGTPQHPEQLRGHQCLAYKGESGQQRWFFRQGREDWTPYSVKGPLTGNHADTLTQAAEQGLGLVMFPSWLIGQALHQGRLVALFEDFEVATSLEPQQIAALWPGSRRLSVKVRTVIDFFVEKFGPEPYWDR; encoded by the coding sequence ATGCAAGGCTTCAACGACCTCGGTTTCAAGGCCCTGCGCCTGTTCATCGCGGTGCTCGACCAGGGCAGCTTCTCGGCCGTGGCGCGCCGCGAGGGGCTGGCGCCCTCGTCCATCTCGCGGCAGATCCAGCTGATGGAACAGGCCCTGGGCCAGCAGTTGCTCTATCGCCACACCCGCGCCGTCAGCCCCACCGAGGCCGGGCGCCTGCTGGGCCACCATGCGCGGCGGGTGCTAGCGCAATGGGAAGAAGCCGAACAGGCGCTGCAGGAACAGCAGGACGAACCCGCCGGGCTGGTGCGAATCAACGCTCCGGTGGTGTTCGGCCAGCGGCACCTGTCGCCCTGGCTTGGCGAACTGCTGGGCCGCTACCCCAAGCTGCAACTGGACATCCAGCAGACCGACAACTACATCGATCCCTTGCAGGACGGCACCGACCTGCTGTTTCGCATCGGCACCCTGGAAGACTCCTCGATGCAGGCCCGCCTGCTGGCCCCGCAGCGCTACCGGGTGGCGGCCAGCCCGGCCTACCTGGCGCGGCATGGCACACCGCAACACCCGGAACAGCTACGAGGGCACCAGTGCCTGGCCTACAAGGGCGAGAGCGGCCAGCAGCGCTGGTTCTTCCGCCAGGGGCGGGAAGACTGGACGCCCTACAGCGTCAAGGGCCCGCTGACCGGCAACCACGCCGACACCCTGACCCAGGCCGCCGAACAGGGCCTGGGGCTGGTGATGTTTCCTTCCTGGCTGATTGGGCAAGCCCTGCACCAGGGCCGCCTGGTGGCGCTGTTCGAAGACTTCGAGGTGGCCACCAGCCTCGAACCGCAACAGATCGCCGCCCTGTGGCCCGGCAGCCGCCGGCTGTCGGTGAAAGTGCGTACCGTGATCGACTTCTTCGTCGAGAAATTCGGCCCCGAGCCCTATTGGGATCGCTAA
- the glcF gene encoding glycolate oxidase subunit GlcF, translated as MQTTLSPEARQLPRAAEAERILRSCVHCGFCNATCPTYQLLGDELDGPRGRIYLIKQVLEGAPATSQAQQHLDRCLTCRNCESTCPSGVDYHNLLDIGRAVVDAAVPRPAGQQLLRHGLRALCANPQLFKALIQGGSRLRPLLPQAVQDKLPRQLPTAKPRPAPRHARRVLLLEGCVQPGLSPNTNAATARVLDRLGISVQPVDAAACCGAVDYHLNAQDTGLQRARRNIDAWWPYLQQGAEAIVQTASGCGAFIKDYQHLLAHDPAYAAKARQVSALARDLVEVLRDEPLEQLGAHSEQRLAFHCPCTLQHAQKLGGAVESLLQRLGFHLTAVPDSHLCCGSAGTYSLTQPALARQLRDDKLRALESGRPDLIVTANIGCQSHLDGAGRTPVRHWIEVLD; from the coding sequence ATGCAGACCACCCTCAGCCCCGAAGCCCGGCAACTGCCCCGGGCCGCCGAAGCCGAGCGCATCCTGCGCAGCTGCGTGCACTGCGGCTTCTGCAACGCCACCTGCCCCACCTACCAGTTGCTGGGCGACGAGCTGGACGGTCCGCGAGGCCGCATCTACCTAATCAAGCAGGTGCTCGAAGGCGCCCCGGCCACCTCCCAGGCCCAGCAGCATCTGGACCGCTGCCTGACGTGTCGCAACTGCGAGAGCACCTGCCCGTCCGGGGTCGACTACCACAACCTGCTGGACATCGGCCGCGCCGTGGTCGACGCCGCTGTACCCCGCCCCGCCGGCCAGCAACTGCTGCGCCATGGCCTGCGGGCCCTCTGCGCCAACCCGCAGCTGTTCAAGGCCCTGATCCAGGGCGGCAGCCGCCTGCGCCCGCTGCTGCCCCAGGCGGTGCAGGACAAGCTGCCGCGCCAGTTGCCCACGGCCAAGCCGCGCCCCGCCCCACGGCATGCGCGGCGCGTGCTGTTGCTCGAAGGTTGCGTGCAGCCGGGGTTGTCGCCCAACACCAATGCCGCCACGGCGCGGGTCCTGGATCGCCTGGGCATCAGCGTGCAACCGGTCGACGCGGCCGCTTGCTGCGGCGCCGTGGACTATCACCTGAACGCCCAGGACACCGGCCTGCAGCGCGCCCGGCGCAACATCGACGCTTGGTGGCCGTACCTGCAACAGGGCGCCGAGGCGATCGTCCAGACCGCCAGCGGCTGCGGCGCCTTCATCAAGGACTACCAGCACCTGCTGGCCCATGATCCGGCCTACGCGGCCAAGGCCCGGCAGGTCAGTGCCCTGGCCCGGGACCTGGTGGAAGTGCTGCGCGACGAACCCCTGGAACAGCTCGGCGCCCACAGCGAACAGCGTCTGGCCTTCCACTGCCCCTGCACCCTGCAGCACGCGCAAAAGCTCGGCGGCGCCGTGGAAAGCCTGCTGCAACGCCTGGGCTTCCACCTCACCGCCGTGCCCGACAGCCACCTGTGCTGCGGCTCGGCGGGCACCTATTCACTGACCCAGCCAGCGCTGGCGCGACAACTGCGGGACGACAAGCTGCGGGCCCTGGAAAGCGGCCGGCCGGACCTTATCGTCACCGCCAACATCGGCTGCCAGAGCCACCTGGATGGCGCCGGCCGCACCCCGGTCCGCCACTGGATCGAAGTGCTGGACTAA
- a CDS encoding DUF6555 family protein, which translates to MNNAKLFVIEYTLHGAPKSFIIRQEKMDNAEAWHWASCDAGVGRIGRFGRERVKKTSKPMAEKLGIENVTWRPSV; encoded by the coding sequence ATGAATAACGCAAAACTTTTCGTCATCGAATACACCCTCCACGGCGCGCCCAAGTCCTTCATCATCCGCCAGGAAAAGATGGACAACGCCGAGGCCTGGCACTGGGCCAGTTGCGACGCAGGCGTGGGTCGGATCGGACGTTTCGGCCGTGAACGGGTGAAGAAGACCAGCAAGCCCATGGCGGAAAAACTCGGCATCGAGAACGTCACCTGGCGCCCTTCGGTCTAG
- a CDS encoding DUF1427 family protein has translation MNYLISLAAGLLVGLLYGALQVRSPAPPAIALVGLLGMLGGEQLWPLGRQLLSSWLS, from the coding sequence ATGAACTACCTGATTTCCCTGGCCGCCGGTCTGCTGGTCGGCCTGCTGTACGGCGCCTTGCAGGTGCGTTCCCCGGCACCGCCGGCCATTGCCCTGGTGGGCCTGTTGGGCATGCTCGGCGGCGAGCAGTTGTGGCCGCTGGGGCGTCAGCTCTTGAGCAGTTGGCTGTCCTGA
- a CDS encoding AraC family transcriptional regulator codes for MALATPPDLSDPAIPVQPLARTYPRGLFIEPHQHDWGQLLYAMSGVMWVETPQEALVVPPQRAVWLPPGVSHGIRVVSDLQMRNIYLRPSLAATLDPGVQVLQVDNLLRELIVRLVELDPPQPEYYEALVGLALLELRRARRSLLKIALPDASDRRLSSLCQAVMAAPSLAISFEQHADAAGASVRTLARLFKEQLGLGFAEWRRQVQLATAAAELIQGVPVSRIARELGYSPGSFSDMFRRELGVAPSQYAAASQV; via the coding sequence ATGGCCCTCGCCACACCTCCCGACCTCAGTGACCCCGCGATCCCGGTGCAACCCCTGGCGCGTACGTATCCGCGCGGCTTGTTCATCGAGCCCCATCAGCACGACTGGGGCCAGTTGCTCTACGCCATGAGCGGGGTGATGTGGGTCGAGACACCCCAGGAGGCCCTGGTGGTGCCGCCGCAGCGCGCGGTCTGGCTGCCCCCTGGGGTCAGCCACGGGATTCGCGTGGTCAGCGATTTGCAGATGCGCAATATCTACCTGCGCCCGTCCCTGGCGGCGACCCTGGATCCCGGCGTCCAGGTGTTGCAGGTGGACAACCTGCTGCGCGAGCTCATCGTGCGCCTGGTGGAGCTCGACCCACCGCAGCCGGAGTACTACGAGGCGCTGGTGGGGCTGGCCCTGCTGGAACTGCGCAGGGCCCGCCGCTCGCTGTTGAAGATTGCCCTGCCGGACGCCTCCGACCGGCGCCTGAGCAGCCTGTGCCAGGCGGTGATGGCGGCGCCGTCCCTGGCCATTTCCTTTGAACAGCACGCCGACGCGGCGGGGGCCAGCGTGCGTACCCTGGCACGGCTGTTCAAGGAACAGCTGGGCCTGGGGTTCGCCGAATGGCGGCGGCAGGTGCAACTGGCCACCGCGGCTGCGGAGCTGATCCAGGGCGTACCGGTGAGCCGCATTGCCCGCGAGTTGGGCTATTCCCCCGGCAGTTTCAGCGACATGTTCCGTCGCGAACTGGGTGTCGCGCCTTCCCAGTACGCCGCCGCGAGCCAGGTGTAG
- a CDS encoding metallothionein, with protein sequence MSNQTCACPACTCKLGAHSIVRHGKHYCCQACADHHAHGEPCASTEGCKCAKGAHG encoded by the coding sequence ATGTCCAATCAAACCTGTGCCTGTCCGGCTTGCACCTGCAAGCTTGGAGCCCATTCGATTGTCCGTCACGGTAAGCACTACTGCTGCCAGGCGTGCGCCGACCATCACGCCCACGGTGAACCTTGCGCTTCCACCGAGGGCTGCAAATGCGCCAAGGGCGCCCACGGTTGA
- a CDS encoding quinone oxidoreductase family protein, giving the protein MKALQFSATGDLAALQVVDLATPAPGAGQVLVRIQAAGLNPSDVKNVLGRFPYTTLPRIPGRDFAGVVEQGPAELIGQEVWGTGKELGFFADGSHAEYVVLAAKGVARKPRHLSFAQAASLGVPYTTAWDALERSGVTTGTRLLVIGGGAVATAALALAKVRGARVLAAARRAEQVQALEAQGYPTLHLEQPETLAAQVEEVHPGGAEVIFDTTGFWLPASVPALAAFGRIAIIAAPLDGQVQLPALALYRKGGSVVGINSLLYGVEACAAMLEQFGRYFDEGQLPLPEGLVESPLEQGLERYAEVNQGRGEKVILIP; this is encoded by the coding sequence ATGAAAGCACTGCAATTTTCCGCAACCGGTGATCTTGCCGCCCTGCAGGTGGTGGACCTTGCCACACCGGCGCCGGGCGCCGGCCAGGTCCTGGTCCGCATCCAGGCCGCGGGCCTCAACCCCAGCGACGTGAAGAACGTGCTTGGGCGCTTTCCCTACACCACGCTGCCGCGGATTCCCGGGCGGGATTTCGCCGGAGTGGTGGAGCAGGGCCCGGCCGAGCTGATCGGTCAGGAGGTTTGGGGCACCGGCAAGGAGCTGGGGTTCTTTGCCGATGGCAGCCATGCCGAATATGTCGTGCTGGCGGCCAAGGGCGTGGCCCGCAAGCCACGGCACCTGAGCTTTGCCCAGGCCGCGAGCCTCGGGGTGCCGTACACCACCGCCTGGGATGCCCTGGAGCGCAGCGGTGTGACCACCGGCACCCGACTGCTGGTGATCGGCGGTGGTGCGGTAGCCACGGCGGCCCTGGCCCTGGCCAAGGTGCGCGGGGCCCGGGTGCTGGCGGCGGCGCGGCGGGCGGAGCAGGTTCAGGCGCTTGAAGCCCAGGGCTACCCGACCCTGCATCTGGAGCAGCCGGAAACCCTGGCGGCCCAGGTGGAGGAGGTGCACCCCGGCGGTGCCGAGGTGATCTTCGACACCACCGGTTTCTGGCTACCGGCCTCGGTGCCGGCCCTGGCCGCCTTTGGCCGCATCGCCATCATTGCCGCGCCGCTGGACGGTCAGGTGCAACTGCCGGCCCTGGCCCTGTACCGCAAGGGCGGCTCGGTGGTGGGCATCAACTCGCTGCTGTACGGGGTCGAGGCGTGCGCGGCGATGCTGGAACAGTTCGGCCGCTACTTCGACGAAGGCCAGTTGCCGCTGCCGGAAGGCTTGGTCGAATCGCCCCTGGAGCAAGGCCTGGAGCGCTACGCCGAAGTGAACCAGGGGCGCGGCGAGAAGGTCATCCTCATCCCCTGA
- a CDS encoding DMT family transporter gives MNLFLLLVVVVAAGALLSVQAAINGRLGASVGVLRSSLLTFAVGALITGLLIVFFQPPQAMTLLQAPKWQLCGALFGVVYMLVMVGAVPRVGAAVATVAVILGQLGMGMLIDNFGWFGNPAIELSSNRLLAMLCLALALLFMYRSHKLQAASRKPQAASRKPQA, from the coding sequence ATGAATCTGTTTCTATTGCTGGTCGTGGTGGTGGCCGCCGGTGCGCTGCTGAGTGTGCAGGCGGCGATCAATGGCCGCCTGGGAGCAAGCGTCGGGGTGCTGCGCAGCAGCCTGCTGACCTTTGCCGTGGGCGCCCTGATCACCGGGTTGCTGATTGTGTTTTTCCAGCCGCCCCAGGCCATGACGTTGCTTCAGGCGCCGAAATGGCAGCTTTGTGGCGCCTTGTTCGGCGTGGTCTACATGCTGGTGATGGTCGGCGCGGTGCCGCGGGTGGGCGCCGCTGTGGCCACGGTGGCGGTGATTCTCGGGCAGTTGGGCATGGGCATGCTGATCGATAACTTCGGCTGGTTCGGCAACCCGGCCATCGAGCTGTCGTCCAACCGCCTGCTGGCGATGCTGTGCCTGGCCCTGGCGCTGCTGTTCATGTATCGGAGCCATAAGCTGCAAGCTGCAAGCCGCAAGCCGCAAGCCGCAAGCCGCAAGCCGCAAGCCTGA
- a CDS encoding purine-nucleoside phosphorylase produces the protein MRGIKKGSWVLGLGALMVSGAWANEAPIRPKVVLISMFAPEAQHWIERLELKREIRLPGLAAEYPVIRCNDREVCLLTTGMGQTNAAASTLALALSPKFDLRKSYFLIAGIAGISPHHGTIGTAAWAHYLVEFGTQWEIDSRDAPKGWPTGYLGINTKSPDEKPPLDYKTEVFELNPKLQAKAFALSHKVSLSESKESAAWRLKYPKAPANQPPVVTRCDTLAGNTWFSGTRLSERAEVWTRLLTDNKGTYCTTQQEDNSTYEALLRASREGLVDIQRLAVLRAGSDFDRPAPGASEVDNLLKYADQGGFVPALENLYRAGNPLVQDILDNWSAWETGVPEA, from the coding sequence ATGCGTGGGATTAAAAAGGGTTCGTGGGTATTGGGTTTGGGCGCGCTGATGGTCAGCGGTGCTTGGGCCAATGAGGCGCCGATCAGGCCCAAGGTGGTGCTGATCAGCATGTTCGCGCCGGAAGCGCAGCACTGGATCGAGCGCCTGGAGCTCAAGCGTGAGATCCGCCTGCCAGGGCTGGCGGCGGAGTATCCGGTGATTCGTTGCAACGACCGGGAGGTGTGTCTGCTGACCACCGGCATGGGCCAGACCAATGCCGCGGCCTCGACCCTGGCGCTGGCCCTGTCGCCGAAGTTCGACCTGCGTAAAAGCTATTTCCTGATTGCCGGGATCGCCGGCATCAGCCCGCACCACGGCACTATCGGCACAGCGGCCTGGGCCCATTACCTGGTGGAATTCGGCACCCAGTGGGAAATCGATTCGCGGGATGCGCCCAAGGGCTGGCCTACCGGCTACCTGGGGATCAACACCAAGAGCCCGGATGAAAAGCCGCCCCTGGACTACAAGACCGAGGTCTTCGAACTGAACCCCAAGCTCCAGGCCAAGGCCTTCGCCCTGAGTCATAAGGTGAGCTTGAGCGAGAGCAAGGAATCGGCGGCCTGGCGCCTGAAATACCCCAAGGCCCCGGCCAACCAGCCGCCGGTGGTGACCCGCTGCGACACCCTGGCGGGCAACACCTGGTTTTCCGGTACTCGGCTGAGCGAGCGGGCCGAGGTCTGGACCCGCCTGCTGACCGACAACAAAGGCACCTACTGCACCACCCAGCAGGAAGACAACTCCACCTACGAAGCCTTGCTGCGGGCCAGCCGCGAGGGCCTGGTGGACATCCAGCGCCTGGCGGTGCTGCGCGCCGGCTCCGACTTCGACCGCCCGGCGCCGGGGGCCAGCGAAGTGGACAACCTGCTCAAGTACGCCGACCAGGGTGGCTTTGTCCCGGCCCTGGAGAACCTGTATCGAGCCGGCAACCCACTGGTGCAGGACATCCTCGACAACTGGTCGGCCTGGGAAACAGGCGTCCCCGAAGCCTGA
- a CDS encoding nucleoside-specific channel-forming protein Tsx, which translates to MHNRFPRFVFRRRWAVSLGLAGVTGLLSSTALAQSPPPDESAQGESLSSDVQPAKPGAYLSDWYNQDLMLIGSKDISFGPRPADDVYLEYEYFGRKGPFELYGYIDLPKILDIGNSHDKGIWDHGSPLFMEHEPRISIDYLAGRSLAIGPFKEWYVAFDWIYDHGSRTANRANTLYSGLGTDIDTHSRVSLSANFYGRYQWENYGASNEYSWDGYRAQLKYIVPIDTFSNGASLTYIGFTNFDFGSDLHKDNPARTANATVATNVLLYSFTHLRFTLVGRYFHNGGNWEDGSVLNFGDGEFRARSNGWGYYAGVGYQF; encoded by the coding sequence ATGCACAACCGCTTCCCGCGTTTCGTTTTCCGTCGCCGATGGGCTGTTTCCCTCGGGCTGGCCGGCGTTACGGGTCTACTCAGCAGCACCGCGCTGGCCCAATCGCCCCCGCCGGACGAGTCGGCCCAGGGCGAAAGCCTCAGCAGCGACGTACAGCCGGCCAAGCCCGGGGCCTACCTCTCCGACTGGTACAACCAGGACCTGATGCTGATCGGCAGCAAGGACATCAGCTTCGGCCCGCGTCCGGCGGACGACGTCTACCTGGAATACGAATACTTCGGGCGCAAGGGCCCCTTCGAGCTATATGGCTACATCGACCTGCCGAAGATCCTCGACATCGGCAACAGCCACGACAAGGGCATCTGGGACCACGGCTCGCCGCTGTTCATGGAGCATGAGCCGCGGATCTCCATCGACTACCTGGCCGGCCGCAGCCTGGCCATCGGTCCGTTCAAGGAGTGGTACGTGGCCTTCGACTGGATCTACGACCACGGCAGCCGCACCGCCAACCGGGCCAATACCCTGTACAGCGGCCTGGGCACCGACATCGACACCCATTCGCGGGTCAGCCTCTCGGCCAACTTCTACGGCCGCTACCAGTGGGAAAACTATGGCGCCAGCAATGAGTACTCCTGGGACGGCTACCGCGCCCAACTGAAGTACATCGTGCCCATCGACACCTTCAGCAACGGCGCCTCGCTGACCTACATCGGCTTCACCAATTTCGATTTCGGCTCCGACCTGCACAAGGACAACCCGGCGCGCACCGCCAATGCCACGGTGGCCACCAACGTGCTGCTGTATTCCTTCACCCACCTGCGCTTCACCCTGGTGGGCCGCTACTTTCACAACGGCGGCAACTGGGAGGACGGCAGCGTGCTGAACTTCGGCGATGGCGAGTTCCGCGCCCGCTCCAATGGCTGGGGCTATTACGCCGGGGTCGGCTATCAGTTCTAG